The segment CTGCAGCTTGCGCCTCAAACTCACGATTCATGGAAATCAAAAGGTCACGAGACTGCGCTTCTGACATATCTAGTTTTGTCGCCAAAGATTTAATTGCAGCCGAAGACGGCAGGTCATGCTTCATCAATGTTTCGATATCTTTTTTATTCAAACCAATTTTTGCCAATGAAGACAGACCCTCTGTTTTTACTCCATTCAAGGCAGTCTGCACCTTCTCTGCCGCTGTCATGCTAATGTTGTGTTTCAGAGCGAAGTCAGCGGCTGCAACGTTTGCAGACTCGCCCGTGGTTGGCAAAGTGATACTGGCAGTGGAAACGAAGTTGCGGCGACCTGGACGAACTGGGCGATAAGGGGCTGGGCGGCGATCATGGTGATGATGGCCATCGCCAAGACCAATACCGATGATCACGCCAATCGCACCGGCGGTGATTTCTTCGTCAGTACAGCCAGCGTTGAATAACATTGCAATCGTGAGGACACTCAAAAGAATAACTTTTTTCATGGTGGTGGTTCCTTGTTTTATTTGGCTTCGCGATGTCACAATGTCACCGCGTTTTTGCGAAAGAACCTTAAAGCAACTTAAGTGCCAGCCTGACTTAGCCGAAAGTGCACCACTTTAATTAGATAGCGAATTTTAACTGCGAGGTTACAGGTTCGTTAGATACTTTGTTTTGAGTGCCCAGCCTAACTCCCAAGCCCACAAGGCGAACTGCGACACCACGGCGCGACCAGGCTCGTTCCAAAAGTCTTTCAAAATCTTTCTCGGTGGGAATTCCATGAATCACTTCTTCATGCGTTGTTGATTTGAAATCAAAGAACTTCAACTTCACAACCATACCGCGCACGCGATCTTCGTACTCACCTTGAATGAGGCGCTGATAGAAATCTTCGTAGAGAGCAGGAATGCGCTTTCGGCACTCCTCATAGGTTTGCAGATCAGTATTATAAGTCTCTTCCACAGTCAGAGATTTTCGCTCCCACTCGGTGACAACCTCGCGATCATCAATACCTCGCGAGAAATCATAAAGCTCTTGAGCGCGTGAACCAAACCAACGATGCAACTCTGGCACAGAAAATTTTTGAATATCAGAACAGGTGTACAAACCAAGCTCGTGCATTTTTTGAGCGGTGACTTTACCGACTCCGAAAATCTTTTCCACCTTCAGGTCTTTGACGAAACCTTCCACGTCTTGAGGCCGAACGACGAATTGCCCGTTAGGCTTTTTCCAATCGCTGGCAATCTTGGCGATGAACTTGTTGGGTGCAATGCCCGCAGAGGCTGTCAGATTCAGCTCTTCAAAGATAAGGCGGCGGATTTCCTGGGCGATCAAAGTGGCACTGCCACCAAACTGCTTACAATCAGTCACATCAAGATAAGCCTCATCCAAAGAAAGGGGCTCAATCTTGTTCGTGAAGCGTTCAAAGATTTCGCGAACCTTGCGGCTTTCCTCTTTATAAAGATCAAAATGCGGAGGGATTAGAATCAACTGCGGGCACAAACGCACCGCCTGGGAAGAGGGCATCGCCGAGCGCACACCAAACTTGCGCGCTTCATAACTCGCCGTGCAAAGTACACTGCGAGTATTCGGTGGCCCGCCAATGCCCAAAGGTTTCCCTTTAAGTTGAGGGTTAAATTTAACCTCAACCGCAGCATAAAAACAGTCCATGTCGATATGGATGATCTTCCTCATTTACACATTATTTACATATCTAATTATGAGGGTCAAGGCAGAAAGTTTCAGTCCAAGACCAAAGAATGCCCGCTACCTTTTCCGAAAATGTGACAGGCACCTTTTCGGAGAAAACGGCAGGCACCTTCTAAGTGGTTTCGAGTTCGGGAGGAACTGCAGGGACTGCGATGCCTTTTACTGGGACAAACTTTTCTGAGATCAGGCTGTGTGCTTTGTCAGCGATCAAGCCGCGGTCGTCTTCCGGGGTTGTGTGAATCTGTTCTAGGAACTCGATTTCGGCGTGCAATGATTTAAGCGTCAGAGCTTTCCACAAAGAGGTCGCGAACGTGATGTCGCCGTACCAGCACAAGTGATCGCGCCATTTCAAAGAAAAGTCTTCTCCGTTCACTTTGCGGAAGTTGACTACTGCAGGCTGAATTGGAACTCCAGCGTGGGAAGCAGCCATCATCAAGGTTCTCTTGAAAGGAAGTACCTGCTCCCCGTTTGTCGAAGTGGCTTCAGGATAAAGCACGATGCGGAAACCATTTTGCAATGCCGTCACGATCGACTTCATCTCATCCAGGATTTTAGTGCGACTGCGACGTTCAACGTACATGCAACCACCCATCTCGGTCAGAAGACCCAAGAAAGGAGTTTCACGCATTTCGTTGGAAGTTACAAAAAGCAGCGGAAAGATCGAACCCATCAACAAGATGTCGACGAAGCCCATGTGATTGCTCACCAACAAAAACTTTTCGCCGTCTTTAGGTTTGTTCTTCACGGTGAGATTCATTCCGAAAGCTTTCAGAATGATCCGACAGAAGAAGGTCACATTTTTTGAAAATTGCGCTCTTCGTTTTTCAGGATTGCGGATCACCAAATGACAAAGGAATGACCAAGCCAAGAAAGTGACAATAACTAGAACGAAATAAATTAGATTTAGGACTCCGCGGAGCCCAGCTTGAATCTCTTCCACAGAGTTCTATTTAAATCTTCTCTGTGCAGAATGGTCAAGAAGTCTATGCATTGGAACTCTTTATCCCAGGCTGGCTCTCCGCCTATGTAGGCGCCAATCTTGAGGTAGGCTCTACATAGCGGGGGCAAAAGCTCTTCTGCTTCTTCTCGTTGCGTCTGAGTCAGAGGATTGCGCAGTTCATCCTTAAAGAAACTAAACATCGGCATCGTATATGCCAAAGTCGGGCGAGTTCTAAATCCAGGATTAATTCGGCCTTCTTCTTCAAAGTACCGGGTTAAAAGAGCCGCATCGCGAGGATCATCCGTTTTCACAGTCGCGCAACCAAATAGAAATTGCGAGTCGGAGGCCGCAAGATAGTCAGCAATTCCTCGCCACAACAAAGAGATCACAACACCTCTGCGGAAATCCTTGTGAATACAAGCGCGACCGAGTTCAAGCTTCACTCCAGGTTGTTGAAGGATGGAGCTCATCATGAACTCTTTCGCGGAATAAAATTGATTTGTAAATTCAGAGCAGCGCACGCGATAAGTGCCGACCACTTTGTTCGAACGCTTTTCCTTGATAATCAAGTGATCACAGTCAAAATCGAACTCGTCGATATCCAAGCCCCAGGGAGTCGTCTTGCCAATCATCTCTCGATGGAACACTTCAAAGCGAAGTGCCAAGGCCTCTTTCAGCTCTTCGGTCGTCGTCACTGTTTTAATCATGAAGGGTCCCACCTCAGATTGAATCGCAATCTTCGGCTTGAACTTATGCATGTTATTAGAGCGCATTTGATAGAAAGACTGAATGTTCTGAGAAATCCGTTCAACCATGCATCCTCCGTGGATAGCATCAGGCTAACAAACTTCAGATCTCAACATTGTCAGGACTCAGTAAGGAAACTGTCAGGACTTAAATGATCAGGCTCGCGGCTTTATTTAAACGATCGAACAAAGACTCCCAGCGCTCCCCGACCTGATGTTCTTCGCGGTAGAAGATAATGATATCTTTGCCTTTGGCTGCTACGTCGCGCAGATGTCCGTAAAATTCACGGGTTGCCAGCAGGGGATCTTTGGAAAGGTTCAACACTTCCGCAGAATGGACTCCATTTTTAGGTTTGATGATCTTAATGCTTTCGATTTCCTCTGGCAGCGTCGACAGTTTTTCGTTCACCTCTTGGATGATACTTTCAACTGAGCGGTTCTTTTCAGTGCAAACAATCAATGGAACCGGCGGCATATAGTGATGCTTCATATGCCCTGGAGATTCCCGTTTATCGACTTGTTCCAAGAATTCAAACTCAAAACCTTTTTCGGCAAGAACTCTTTCAATATCTGATTTCAGAATATGCCCACGACGTAAAATTGAAAGCACAACTTTGTCAGGGCGATGACGAATCAACAGCACTGTCGATTCAATACCGATTTGACAGTCTCCGCCATCCAGGACAAAAACATTTTCATTTTTGAATTCAACGCGCACATGGCTTGCCGATGTCGGTGAGGTTCTTCCAAATTTATTTGCACTAGGCGCAGCAAGCGGAATACCCACTTCCTCAATCAACTCTAAAGCCAACGGATGATTCGGCATGCGAATACCCACTGACTCCAAGCCAGACGTGATCATTCCATTCACAGAGGGATCTTTAGGCAGAATCATCGTCAATGGACCCGGCCAGAAAACTTCAGCCAAAGCCTGAGAAGCAGGCCCCCAGTAAGCCGTCACTTTTTTGGCCATCTCGATCGAAGAGACATGCACGATCAAAGGATCGAAAAACGGGCGCTCTTTGACCTTAAAGATCTTTTCAATCGCTCCAGGGACATCAATGCGCGCAGCCAAACCATAAACAGTCTCAGTAGGAAGCCCGATGACTCCCCCTTCTTCCAATATGACTTTCGCTTTAGCAAGACCCTCGTTGGGCGACATCATGAAAAAATCCTTTGATGTCCCCAACTTACCGCAAAACCCAAACCCGCGCTATCTCAAAAACCAAAAAGGTGCCTGCCATCTTTTCCGAAAAGATGGCAGGCACCCCCGGGAACTTAGGATTCGCGGAGGATGCTGAGGGCGCTTTCTTTTACTATGTCGAGGCTTGCGAGGAAAGAGATGAGCAAGCTGAGGGCCGTGATGATGAGGACTGAGATGAGAGGTTGGGCGAGGGAGAACTCGAAGGAGCCTTCGAAAAGGAAGCGGTTCAGGGCGTAGCTGACTCCGATACTGAGGAAGGCGCCGACGAAGGAGCTGATAAAGGCTAAGAAGGCGAATTCAGTCAGGATGAAGCCTGAGACTTCCTTGAAGCTGGCGCCTAGGATTTTTAGCATGTTGAGTTCCCAGCGGCGCAGTTTAATTTGGCTGCGCACGATTGAGAACAACACGATGTAACCGGTGATCAGAGCCAGATAAGCCATCAGCTCCAGGGACCAGCTCATCTTTTCTGCAGTACTCAAAATTTCATCCACCAAACGAACCACGTCGATAACGGATACGTTTGAAAACTTCTGCGCAATTTCTGTTTGCAGATGATTTCGCATCTCTGCATTCAAAGATGGTACCGAGGTGATAAAGGTTTTAGGAGCATCATTTAGAACTCCGTTTTGAACCAAAATAAAGAAATTCGGTTGGAAGCTGGTCCACTTCACTTTGCGGAAGTTGGCAATTTGCGCTTCGACTTCCACCCCTTGAACGTCGAAGACGACCAGGTCATTCAAATGAAAGCCCATGCGCTCCGCAAACTTCTGCTCGACAGAAAGTTGCGGATACTTTTGCTTGCTGGCGTCGAAGTCACCTGTGATCGGTTGCCCCTCGGTGATCTCTTCCGTTTCAGAGAGTTTAGTCCGATAGGACAAGTTTACGCCGCGATTACGGAAGCGTGCTTCACGCTCTTCTTCGCGGGTTTTAAATCCTTGAGCTTCGATCTTTCTTTCATAGTCCTGACCGTTGACCTTAAGGATACGCGCGCGAACCATCGGTGACTCACCCAAGGCTTGCACTTTGTTGTCAGCAAGAATTTTTTGAACTCCACCGAGCTGTTCATCCTGGATATCAAACAAGAACAGCGAAGGAATCTTTGAATGACTGTCGACGCGGAAATCAGCCTGCAGGGAGTTTTTTAGCTGAGGCAGAATATTGATCAGCAACGCTCCCATGCCTAAAGCCACAAACACCGCCAAACTGGCAGCGGCTCTTCGGGATACGCTCAAGAAACTAAAGCGCATGAACCAACGGTGAACGTTTTTCAATAGTCCCGCACCACGCACGGTCAGATATCCCACCGAGACAAGGACTGCGACTACGACCAGCAGCGCCCCCACAAAGATCGAACCAATCTTCCACGAGTGAGCTTGATAAACCGAAAGACCAAAGAACAACACCGCCGTCGGCACATACGGCCAGTATCTGCGCGGTCCTTCACCGACTGAAAACTTCTCTTCACTAAAGAGCTTGGCGGCGCGAAGGTCAAAGATCTTAATCATAAATGGCAAGCTGACAACAAAACTGCCCACCACCGCCATCAACAAACACAAGCCCCACGCCTCAAGAGTCACCCGCGGTTGTAAGTTGAAAGGAGTAAAGCTGCCTAGCAGTTTGGTCAAGAGTGGCAATACCAACTCACTAAAGAGCAAAGTCGGAATCGTCGCCAACAGCCCCAGCAAAGAAGCTTGAATCACATAGACACCGACAGCTTCTGCACTTTGCAAACCCAAAGTTCTTAAGATGGCGATCTCTTTCATACGACTTGAGAGGAACAAACGATAGATATAGGCGGCTCCCAAAGCCGACATAAATAAAGCGACCAAAGCCACCAGACCTAAATAGTCTGACAGATAACCTAACTGCCGCCCTGAATCCTCACCCGCGGTAGCGGGGGTATCCACAGAAACCTGCGGGTCGGTGAGTTTCTTATACAAAGACTCTTTAAGAGTCTCTTCCTGCGCTGCCACAGGAAGCTTGAATAGATAAGCTAAGGAAAACGTACTGCCGTACTGAATCAAGCCTGATTCCGGCAACAAAGCGCGGTTGATAAACACCCGCGGCGCCATAGTGGCCGCTCGGAAAGTCTGTGTTTCATCTTTGGTGATCACATCAGAAATTTTTAACTTAAGCTGTCCCAGTTGAACATCATCACCGGTCTTTAAGCCCATCTGAGATTCGAGCTCTGGATACACCCAAGCTGTTTTCTCTCCGATGATGTCTTTGGGACTGCCGCTTGCGATCCGCTTTCCTGATTGCAACTGCAAGTCACCATAAAACGGATAAGCTTGATCGACCGCTTTGACCAAAACCAAGCGCGAGCCTTTTGCTGAACTGAGCATCGCAAAGAATTCGTAGTTCTTTGCCTCCAAAGTTCCCTCTGGCAAAGCACTGCGCATGTCTTTCAGTTCAGTCTCTGTCAATTCACGGCGAGAAGACACGGCAAGGTCCGCAGAAAGAATCGACTTCGCGTTGTTTTTGATTTCACTCTCTAAAGCACTGTTAAAGGCCTTCAAAGAGACAAAGCCCGTCAGCCCCAAACTAAGATTGAAGATGAAAAACAAACCAAAGCGCCAGCTGCGCCTCATTTCCCTGATGGCTAAGCGAATTAAAATCATCGCTCCCTCAATTGACCATCTTCAAGGCGCAAAGTGCGTTCGCATCTTTTTGCAAGGGCCTCACTGTGAGTCACTAATATGGTGGTAATCTTGTGTTTGCGAATAACATCGAAGAAGACATCCATGACTTTATCGCCGGTATGAATATCCAAGTTTCCACTGGGCTCATCGGCCAAAAGGATTTTTGGTTTTACGACAAGGGCACGGGCGATTGCTACACGCTGGCATTCTCCCCCGCTCAGTTGACTTGGAAAATGCTCTAAGCGATGTCCCAGGCCCAACTCGCGCAAAGCTTCTTCAGCACGTACTCTAGGGTTTTCCATTTTCAAAATTTCCAACGCCAACATCACGTTCTCGAGCGCAGTTAGGTGCGCAATCAAATGATACTGTTGAAATACGATGGAAATATTCTGCGCCCGAAATAGAGTCAGCTCCTGTTCAGTCATTGGAACAAGATTGGCTTTATCCACCAAGATATCCCCACGATCCGCGCGCTCCAAGCCCGCAAGAATAGACAGCAACGTGGATTTGCCGCTTCCGGATTGACCAACAATCGAGACAATCTGTCCTGGCTCAATATTGACATTCAGTCCTTTGAGAACTTGAATCTCGACATCCCCCTGATGAAAACTTTTGCGAACATCGTTTAAGATCAAACTCATAAAGAACCTTTCAAGGCTGTGAACACAGTATCGGCGATAATTTTATGACCTTCTTCATTGGGATGAATGCCATCGGCGAGATTGTATTTGGGATTACCCGCCACTTTATCCAAAATGAAGGGAACGAAAGTCAGCTTGTATTTTTTCGCCAGGGATTCGTACATTTTTTTAAACTTGTCAGAGTAATCTTTGCCGTAATTGGGAGGCATATAAAGTCCGCCTAAAATCACGCGAACTTTTTGGGCTTGAGCATACTCGATCGCACTCGCAAGATTCTTCTCACTTTCGTCGACTTTCAAACCGCGCAAACCATCATTGGCTCCCAAGGCCAAGAACACGGCATCTGGTTTCGATTTAAAAATCCATTTCATACGACCAATACCAGAGGCGGTGGTTGAACCGCTTACGCTGGCGTTAAACACGGTCCACTCTTTCTTGCCAGCTTCATGCAATTTCTTTTCAAGCAATACTGGATAGGCGGCATCTTTCGCAACGCCGTAACCTTCGGAAACAGAATCACCGAGGACAACTAATTTTTTTTGTGCCGACGTTTGCGCGAGTGCGGAGGAAAAACTCAAAGAGGAAACTATAAGAAGAGCTGCAAATAAAAAAGGTCTCATAGTTTCCTATGAGACCTTTTATGAATTCTTAATTCAAGGCTGACTTAGTCAAACTGGCTCTTATCAACATCTGATAAGGACTAATTAACTACGACGTCCAAAGTTTCAACTAGCGACGACCGCCGCCACCGAAACCACCACGTCCGCCGCCGCCACCGCCGCCGCGTCCGCCACCGAAGCCACCACGACCACCGCCGCGACCACCTTCACGTGGTTCTTGTGGACGAGCTTCAGATACATTGATCTGACGACCGTTCAACTCAACGCCGTTTGCTCTTTCGATAGCAGCGTCAGCAGCTGAATCATCAGCCATTTCAACGAAGCCAAAACCTTTTGAACGGCCTGACTCTCTGTCCATGATAACTTTTGCTGAATCTACTGCACCGAATTGTGCGAAATGAGAGTGCAAAGCCTCGTCATCAACTGAATAAGGCAAATTGCCTACGTATAACTTCTTAGCCACAAAGACCTCCTGTGGATTTGTTAAACCCGAGGAAGCCTTCGAACAACATAAAATCGAGAACAATCACTTCGGGACCTGTACCTATAAAAAACCTACTTAAAGGCTAGCATAGCGTAAGTCCCGTGCAAGCCCAATTTTACGATCTCATATTATTAAATTGTAAGGGTACTGCGAAGCTTCCCCCTCGTACCAGGGCGATACATTCCTGAAGATCATCGATACTTTTACCAGAGACCTTCAGTTTATCATCAGCGATTTGCGGCTGTACTTTGAGCTTGGAATCTTTGATGACTTTAATAATTTCTTTAGCAACTTCGCGGTCAATGCCTTGCTGTAAAGTGACCTTCTGGCGGAGCATTTTGCCACCAGCTGGTTCAACTTTATCAAACTTCACAGCTTTGATATCCACCCCACGGCGATGGAGCTTGGTCTGCAAGATGCTTCCCATCTGCTCGATCTTGTAATCATCTTCAGCGTTCAAAGTAATTTCTTTTTTATCTTTGTCCCAACCGATTTCAGACTTGCTGCCCTTAAAATCATAACGACCATCAACCTCTTTACGAGCCTGATTAACAGCATTATCAATCTCTTGAATATCAAGTTCAGAAACAATATCAAACGAAGGCATTGTGCTCTATCTCCGAAAAAAATTAGTGACCGTGGTGGTGACCAGCGTCTCCGTGCAATCCGTGTGGATGTCCGTGCTGAAGTTCTTCAGCAGTTGCTTCACGAATTAGAACCATTTCGATTGCGAATTCCAGAGGCTGACCTGCCAATGGGTGATTTCCATCAAGAGTTACGTGAGTGTCTGTGATTTTTGAAACGCGAACAATGTGGGCTCCACCGCTCAACTCAAGGCGAAGGTGCGCGCCGATTTCAAGTTGTGGCAAATGAGCAAGTTCTTCTTTAGGAACTTCCATGAACATGTTGTCACGAACTTCGCCGTAAGCATCTTTCGCTTCCAGCTTAACAGTTTTTTTATCGCCTTCTTTAAGGTCTTTGATTTCTTCTTCAAGTTTAGGAAGGATTTGTCCAGCGCCTTCAAGGAAAGGAAGTGGTTGGCCTTGCTCTGAAGCATCCAAAACTGCTCCGTCAGGTCCTTTTAAAACATAGTTAAACGCCAATACTCTTCTCATTTTGAGGCTCCTTTTTTATGGGGGCAGGTATCCCATTGAACTGGACCTTTGGCAACCGTAATGCCCCGTATTTCTCAATATTTAACAGCGGGGGCTTGAAAACCCTAGGCCCACTTAGGTATAATTAAGATAGAGAACGCACCAGAAGGGGGATTCATGCATCACATGGCCTCAGTGAGGTCTTTGTTGCTCAACGCAAGTTACGAGCCCATGCGGATTGTAAGTTGGCAAAAAGCCTTGGTTTTGTGGTTTCAGGATAAGGTTGAGATACTCGAATATCATTCAGCCTTCGCTCGGTCGGTCCATTTAAGGTTTAAGCTGCCCAGTGTTTTGCGGCTGAGGACCTACGTTCGACCCCGGGCCAATCATGCCGTGCGGTTCTGCCGCGAAAATGTATATATCCGCGATAATTACACCTGCCAATACTGCGGCACAAAGTTTCACGCCAAGCAGCTCACTCTTGATCACGTCGTCCCCGCATCTCATAACGGACCTAAAAATTGGACAAATGTTGTTTCCGCTTGTCGCGATTGCAATCAACGCAAAGCAAATCGCACGCCGCGAACAGCAAATATGCCTTTACTGACAGAGCCGCGTGCTCCATCGTGGTTACCAACACTGGAATTAGAAATCAGTGCCGACCACGTTCCGCCCGATTGGGCGCCCTATTTAAGGCTTAAAACAGGATGACATCGAAGTACGAAATCAGGCTGAACTCCAAGATTGATATCCGACGGATATACACAAATGAAACTCTTCCTTTACGCAAAAAAGTTTTAAAACCTTTTCTGACAGAGGAAGAGTGCATAAACCCCGGTGACGACCTGACGTCGACTTATCATTTCGGATTGTTCCAGGAAAATAAACTCATCTCGATCTCGACCTTTATTCAAGAAGGTCATCCTGATTTTCTCTCGACATTTCCTTATCGCCTGCGCGGAATGGCCACGGATACAGAATTTCAAGGACAAGGTCTTGGTGGAATTCTGCTTCAACACGGTGTTGAATATTTGCGACAAAAAGAATGCGACTTTTTATGGTTCAATGCTCGCATCAAAGCATTTCCTTTTTATGAAAAATTGGGCTTTTCATACTATGGTCCACTCTTCGACATCAAGGACATCGGCCCCCATAAAGTCATGTACAAGATTCTTATTCCCAAGTAGTCTTTCCAGATGCATCTGCTAAGGAGAAACCGGTGAATAAGGATATTCATAATCAACTCGTTTCGGCTTTGACCACGATCATCAGCGAAACCAACGGCATCTCCTTATCCGACACGATTGATCTTCTCTTGTCGTCCGATTTGCAAAGAACTCATCGCGAAGCCTACGATCTCGTTTTCGAATTTCGGGATTTACTCAACCGCTTTCAAATAAACCAAGTTGTAATCTCGGCTTTATTGAAGCACCCGGTTTCTGCGGCGCTTTTTGAGTTCTTTAAAAACTTCCCTTTAAAATATCATGAAGAGCATATCCATCTGACTGGAGCGATCTCCGCAGAGTTTCTATATCCTCGCCTGATGAAGCTTCTGGAAGGCCCGGATAAAAAACTTTATGAGGAAAAAATCACGGAAGTTTATGGCGCCGATGCTTTGCCGATCCGCACGGTGGGCGATGTCGACCGCTTGATTCGCCTGCAAGAAAACGAAGGCTTTTCACGCTATCTTAAAATTTTGTATTTGCCGAAGTTGATCTTCCTCAATCGTGAAGTGCATGCCGAAGCCGCCTATCATATGGCAAACGAACTGCGCGAAAAGTACAACGTGGGCTCCATCCGCCTGAAGTTCTCATTGTCGCGTTCGACTTCCAGCTCTTCCGAGCAGATCCCGGGTATTGAAAACGTCACCCCGGAAGATGTCGTCTTGGGTCTTTATGATGGCTTTAAAAAATTCAAAGATGAGCATCCTGATTTTAATTTTATCCTTTCGCCGTCATTCAGAAAAGAAGCCAATCACTTTGACTCAGAAAGATTTAGCAATCGCAAAGATCACTTCATGGAGCAAATTGACGAGCTGGTGCAGATGCTCGACAAGCATCCGTTTCTTGTGCCCCATATGACGGATGTGGACACTGTCGGCGATGAGCGCGAGCTTTACCGCAAAGAGCATTTCAATGAGATGCAGGCCGGGTTTAGAAAGTTGCAATATCGTGGCTTTAAAATCCGCTCGCATCACGGAGAAACTTGGCACACTCTCAAGAAAGGCATTCAAGCCGTCGACAATGCCATGAACATTTGGCATATCGACACGCTCGAGCATGGAATCAGCCTGGGGATTAATCCCAACAAGTATTTCCATCGCCTGTATCAGGAAATCTTGCGAAAGAACCAGGGCGGACTTCCAATCACGAACAAGGACCCTCTTTACCGCGAGTTGACAGAGCTTGATTGGGGCCACCACCACGCTGTCCTTGAAAAACTGAAAAAGGGTGAACCGCTTAATGAACAAGAAGATATTCTTTTCGTAAAGGCGAAGTTCCATACAGCACGCGAAGTGGAGCACTATCAGCATGACGTTTTGAATCGTATGATTCAAAAAGGCGTGACGCTGGTGTCGCTCCCCTCTTCAAACAACAAATTGACCGGTAAGTTTGAGGACTACAAAGACCATCCGTTCTCATGGTGGGAGAAAAAAGGCGTACAATTGGGCGTCGGAACCGACAATCACATCACGCTGAACACCAACTTCATCTATGAAATGCTGATTTTGCTTTACACGGACGCTGTAAATCTTAAAATCACTAAGCTTCTTATGGTTACCACTGGCGAGACTCGTCGTCCGTTCATCAGTCATCTGCTGTGGACCATGAAAAAGAATTTACGCAAAGTAACCTCGTAAAATATTCTCTTAACAGAAAGATTCAGCACGGAATGACAGCAAAGAAAAATCTTCTTAAAGAACTTCTCAGCAAACAGATGCTTATCATTTTCCTTCTTGGCTTCTCCAGCGGTCTTCCGCTGGCGTTGACGGGCGGAACTTTGAAAACCTGGCTCTCCCGCGAGCATGTGGACATCAGCACAATTGGTTATTTTAGCTGGGTGGGCATTGCCTACTCTTTGAAATTCCTTTGGTCGCCACTTTTAGATCGTTTTACTTTGTTTAAAGTCGGTCGTCGTCGCAGCTGGATGCTGACCATGCAAGTGGCCCTCATCGGCAGCTTGGCATATATGGGAACTTTGGAACCAACTTTGAACTTGCCGGTGATGGCAACCATGGCCGTTTTGATTTCATTCTTCAGTGCGACTCAAGACATTGCGATCGATGCTTATCGCCGCGAGCTATTGACCAATGAAGAACTGGGACTGGGGTCTTCGCTCAATATTTACGGCTATCGTATTGCCATGTTGATTGCTGGCGGTGCCGGTATCGGTTTGGTCGGTTCAAGTATTTGGCCGATTAGCTGGGGTCAGCTCTATTTCCTTATGGCCGGCTGTATGTTCGTGGGTTTGATTACAACACTTCTTGCCCCGGAACCAAAACTCGACAGTCCTCCTCCAAAAACTTTGTTGCAAGCGATCGTCGATCCCTTTGCAGAATTTTTGAAACGTCCGGGGGCTTGGTACATCCTGGCTTTCGTTTTGTTGTTTAAACTTGGCGATGCTTTGGCGATTGCCCTGTTGAACCCTTTCTATGTTGAGATTGGTTTTAGTAATGCCGACATCGGCTTGATCGCGAAAACTTTCGGATTGATCTCTTCACTGGTGGGCTTCTTCTTGGGTGGCGTGGTGATTTACTATCTAGGTATTTACCGCTCCCTGT is part of the Bdellovibrio svalbardensis genome and harbors:
- a CDS encoding GNAT family N-acetyltransferase encodes the protein MTSKYEIRLNSKIDIRRIYTNETLPLRKKVLKPFLTEEECINPGDDLTSTYHFGLFQENKLISISTFIQEGHPDFLSTFPYRLRGMATDTEFQGQGLGGILLQHGVEYLRQKECDFLWFNARIKAFPFYEKLGFSYYGPLFDIKDIGPHKVMYKILIPK
- a CDS encoding amidohydrolase family protein, with the translated sequence MNKDIHNQLVSALTTIISETNGISLSDTIDLLLSSDLQRTHREAYDLVFEFRDLLNRFQINQVVISALLKHPVSAALFEFFKNFPLKYHEEHIHLTGAISAEFLYPRLMKLLEGPDKKLYEEKITEVYGADALPIRTVGDVDRLIRLQENEGFSRYLKILYLPKLIFLNREVHAEAAYHMANELREKYNVGSIRLKFSLSRSTSSSSEQIPGIENVTPEDVVLGLYDGFKKFKDEHPDFNFILSPSFRKEANHFDSERFSNRKDHFMEQIDELVQMLDKHPFLVPHMTDVDTVGDERELYRKEHFNEMQAGFRKLQYRGFKIRSHHGETWHTLKKGIQAVDNAMNIWHIDTLEHGISLGINPNKYFHRLYQEILRKNQGGLPITNKDPLYRELTELDWGHHHAVLEKLKKGEPLNEQEDILFVKAKFHTAREVEHYQHDVLNRMIQKGVTLVSLPSSNNKLTGKFEDYKDHPFSWWEKKGVQLGVGTDNHITLNTNFIYEMLILLYTDAVNLKITKLLMVTTGETRRPFISHLLWTMKKNLRKVTS
- a CDS encoding AmpG family muropeptide MFS transporter yields the protein MTAKKNLLKELLSKQMLIIFLLGFSSGLPLALTGGTLKTWLSREHVDISTIGYFSWVGIAYSLKFLWSPLLDRFTLFKVGRRRSWMLTMQVALIGSLAYMGTLEPTLNLPVMATMAVLISFFSATQDIAIDAYRRELLTNEELGLGSSLNIYGYRIAMLIAGGAGIGLVGSSIWPISWGQLYFLMAGCMFVGLITTLLAPEPKLDSPPPKTLLQAIVDPFAEFLKRPGAWYILAFVLLFKLGDALAIALLNPFYVEIGFSNADIGLIAKTFGLISSLVGFFLGGVVIYYLGIYRSLWTFGILQAISTASFAVLTYTGAQLVPFALVVIFEDVSTGMATSAFVAFMAALSNKKYTATQYAILSSIATLGRTFFSGFTGDMVKYLGWANFYYVCALIAIPGLLMLLGMRKYHTDDMLKSA